In one window of Legionella fallonii LLAP-10 DNA:
- a CDS encoding PAS domain-containing protein, giving the protein MSKQKIEHKKSQPKNPNSLESTYSNSTILINILKSLPGSIYWKDKEGKYLGCNNTMLEMVGMDSVIGKTDFDLVWADSAPTLRANDLKVMELNCPIEIEEEAILANGEQVIVLTRKVPLHDEDGRVIGIMGTSLNITHRKEQESILRATKEQMQTTLESIVANMPGHVYWKDKNGVYLGCNNRQARSLGFQYGYELVGKTDFDLPWGDNKAELFRRNDKHIMDSGETQIIEEQAQVDGKDAIVLSHKSPMRNKQDEVIGILGISIDISERKKIETELHYAKEQAEAASRAKTEFLENMRHDIRTPLTGIVGFSDIIKSEAVNPRIKEYADNLIASSHALLDLMDEVLEAIRVSSGDIPKVKKKFVLQHIIQHALDLNKAKAASKCLDFSMEFDTDIPQYLIGDSVRIHRIVLELLANALNFTDSGFVKMTVELASRNNREVIIKLMVTDSGMGIPKDKQQEIFLHFKRLTPSYKGIYKGAGLGLSVIKQFIDDLDGEIYVDSELNKGSAFTCVLPLKVSLLDDATGVRDDFENDWTKAPSQIIQATPMPSNTPEEQMHHVLVVEDNTIAQLVAKSILNQTGCSVDVASNGQEALTLWRQNDYELIFMDIGLPDMDGYQVTRHIRVQEVAKNRHTPIIALTAHVGEENKQRCIESGMNAVLSKPLSLTHCHEILSAFTSQKQKAIKAQQAWSSDLPQTESELFELSSVSILDVEEGIKTTGTEQMLAEMLQLMLDSLPDDIHLIEKAHAVLDWETTQQLAHKIKGGVVYLGALRMKMACQYLERYWKTGQRALLEPLYQQLLQVKEESIRDIEQWLSTR; this is encoded by the coding sequence ATGTCTAAACAGAAAATAGAACACAAAAAAAGCCAGCCGAAAAACCCTAATTCTTTAGAGTCGACTTATTCCAATAGCACTATTTTAATAAACATTCTTAAATCATTACCCGGCAGCATTTACTGGAAAGACAAAGAAGGCAAATACCTAGGATGCAATAACACGATGCTAGAAATGGTAGGTATGGATTCGGTGATAGGAAAAACTGATTTTGATTTGGTTTGGGCGGATTCCGCGCCAACGTTGCGTGCGAACGATCTCAAGGTCATGGAGCTGAATTGTCCCATAGAAATAGAAGAAGAGGCAATACTGGCCAATGGAGAGCAAGTGATTGTGTTAACACGTAAAGTCCCGCTACATGATGAGGACGGTCGGGTTATTGGGATCATGGGAACCTCATTAAATATTACCCATCGTAAAGAGCAAGAATCAATTCTTCGTGCAACAAAGGAACAAATGCAAACCACGTTAGAAAGTATTGTGGCCAACATGCCAGGACATGTGTATTGGAAAGACAAAAATGGCGTTTATCTCGGATGTAATAATCGTCAAGCGAGAAGCTTAGGCTTTCAATACGGTTATGAGCTGGTTGGAAAGACCGATTTTGATTTACCTTGGGGTGACAATAAGGCCGAGCTCTTTCGTCGAAACGACAAGCACATCATGGACAGTGGTGAAACACAAATTATTGAAGAACAAGCACAAGTAGATGGTAAGGATGCCATTGTTTTGAGCCATAAATCCCCTATGCGTAACAAGCAAGACGAGGTAATCGGTATTCTTGGAATTTCCATTGATATTAGTGAGCGAAAAAAAATTGAAACAGAACTCCATTACGCAAAAGAACAGGCTGAAGCCGCAAGCCGTGCTAAAACTGAATTTTTAGAAAACATGCGTCACGATATTCGTACCCCACTCACAGGCATTGTGGGATTCTCTGACATCATCAAATCAGAAGCAGTGAATCCTCGGATTAAAGAATATGCCGACAATCTCATCGCATCAAGTCATGCCCTGCTGGACTTAATGGACGAGGTACTAGAGGCGATTCGTGTTAGTTCGGGTGACATCCCAAAAGTTAAGAAAAAATTTGTTTTACAGCATATCATCCAGCATGCATTGGATTTGAATAAAGCGAAAGCAGCATCCAAGTGCCTGGATTTTTCCATGGAGTTTGATACCGACATACCTCAATATCTGATAGGTGATAGTGTTCGTATCCATCGAATTGTTCTTGAATTACTGGCTAATGCGCTCAACTTCACCGACTCAGGTTTTGTCAAAATGACAGTCGAATTGGCAAGCAGAAACAATAGAGAGGTCATCATTAAGTTGATGGTTACAGACAGCGGTATGGGAATTCCCAAAGACAAGCAACAAGAAATTTTTCTCCACTTTAAACGACTCACACCCTCGTATAAAGGAATTTATAAAGGGGCGGGATTAGGACTTTCGGTCATCAAACAATTCATTGATGATTTGGATGGAGAAATTTATGTCGACAGTGAATTAAATAAAGGGAGCGCCTTCACGTGCGTTCTTCCCTTAAAAGTATCATTGCTTGATGATGCAACAGGTGTTCGTGACGATTTTGAAAACGATTGGACTAAAGCTCCCTCTCAAATCATACAAGCGACTCCAATGCCATCCAACACGCCGGAAGAACAGATGCACCATGTCTTGGTTGTGGAAGACAATACCATTGCGCAACTGGTTGCTAAATCTATATTGAATCAAACAGGCTGTTCCGTCGATGTGGCCAGCAATGGGCAGGAAGCATTAACCCTTTGGAGGCAAAACGACTACGAACTAATTTTTATGGATATTGGCCTTCCCGATATGGACGGCTATCAAGTGACTCGACACATTCGAGTGCAGGAAGTAGCGAAAAATCGCCATACCCCCATTATTGCCCTCACAGCCCACGTGGGTGAAGAAAACAAACAACGGTGTATTGAATCAGGAATGAATGCCGTCTTAAGTAAACCCTTGTCGTTAACGCATTGTCATGAGATTTTAAGTGCATTTACCTCGCAAAAACAGAAAGCAATTAAAGCGCAACAGGCCTGGTCTTCAGATTTACCCCAAACTGAAAGCGAACTTTTTGAATTATCATCCGTTTCCATACTTGATGTGGAGGAAGGCATTAAAACGACGGGTACAGAGCAGATGCTGGCTGAGATGTTACAACTCATGCTTGATTCGTTACCAGACGATATTCATCTTATTGAAAAAGCCCATGCGGTGTTAGACTGGGAAACGACGCAACAATTGGCGCATAAAATTAAGGGAGGGGTCGTCTATCTGGGTGCTTTGCGCATGAAAATGGCCTGCCAGTATTTAGAGCGGTATTGGAAAACAGGACAACGCGCCTTATTGGAGCCACTCTATCAGCAATTACTCCAGGTAAAAGAAGAAAGCATACGAGACATTGAGCAGTGGCTCAGCACGAGATGA